In Setaria italica strain Yugu1 chromosome IX, Setaria_italica_v2.0, whole genome shotgun sequence, the genomic stretch TCAACACCATTTATTTTCTGTTTGAAAAAGTAAGTGCACTAATCTCCATTGGCGTTCGTTTGCCGGCCGCAACACATATTATAAATACATGCTTTTGCAACTGCACCTCCAACCAACACATGTTAAAAATGGCCTCCTCAAAGCTCCTCGCAGTagtttttctctcttctcttctagCCCTCCACGCCCCAATGACCACCACCGCAGCAAACTCCAACCTCTTCCGGGACTACATCGGTGCCATCTTCAATGGCGTCAAGTTCACCGACGTGCCCATCAACCCCAAGGTCCGGTTCGACTTCATCCTCGCCTTCGTCATCGACTACACCACCGCCACGGAGCCGCCGACTCCGACCAACGGCCAGTTCAACATCTTCTGGCAGAACACGGTCCTGACCGCCTCCGACGTCGCCTCCATCAAGCAGAGCAACCCCAACGTGAGGGTCGCCGTCAGCCTCGGCGGCGCCACCGTGAACAACCGGCCGGTGTTCTTCAACATCACCTCCGTCGACTCCTGGGTCAAGAACGCCGTCTCCTCCCTCACCAAGATCGTCCAGGAGTACAACCTCGACGGCATCGACATCGACTACGAGCAGTTCCAGGTCGACCCGGCCACCTTCGCCGAGTGCGTCGGCCGCCTGGTGACGACGCTCAAGAGCAACGGGGTGATCAAGATGGCGTCCATCGCCCCGTTCGACAACGCCGACGTGCAGCGCCATTACCAGGCCCTGTGGAACAGCTACGGGAGcgtcatcgactacatcaactTCCAGTTCTACGCGTACAGCGCGAGCACAACGGAGGCGCAGTATGTGAGCCACTTCGACAACCAGATTGCCAACTACCCAGGAGGCAACATCCTCGCCAGCTTCACcacggcgccgacgacgacatCGGTGCCGATTAACACGTCGTTAAACGCCTGCCAGACTCTGCAGTCGCAGGGGAAGCTCTACGGTATCTTCATCTGGGCTGCAGATCATTCCAGGAGCCAAGGGTTCAGATACGACACACAAGCACAGGCACTGCTAGCCAACGCCCCCAGTTACTAGTTACCTTACCTTCATTGTGTTTCAGTTTGATTTTTCATCTGGGGCAATAATGCAGAATAAATAAAGTGTCGTAGATTGATATTGTTGGAGCAAGAATAAAATTTCGATTGTAATGCATCTATACCTGCAGCCGATTCTTCGTTGAGTTTATTATGTGCTATTGAAATTGTCCAATCTGTGGTATTCAATTCAAATATTCTAAGAGATAAACTGTTCAATTCTAGTTTGCCACTTGCCAGGCCGGTCtgtatttttgcatgtttgtcAGGCTGCCCATTTTGTTCAGAACGTACGCTCATTCATGTTGAACATTTTAGGTGGTTCATTTGATTTTTAAGCCCTTTAGTTTGCTTTGAGATTCATTTGTTCTTGCCAGGTCCAAACTGGTTTTGAGGTTTAAATTCAAAAGCTGATAGTATTATTTTGCACCATGCGATTATCCATTCgtgttctttttttatttggttgaattTGTCCTCTTCTTCAGTAGCCATGGTGTCCTTTTGTTAGAGGCTGCACCGTAATGCAGTGCCTTCATTGGTGACTTTCTCTAGCACTTGTGTTTTTCAATGTTATGTTCCATCTTTCTGGGTGCGGTGGATGTTGAAGTTTTCTTCTTCTGGGAGATGACTGCCCTTTTGAAGCTGCTGGGTTTGTTTCCTAGGGGTTATAGCTCccgtcacattggatgtttgatactaattagaaatattaaatatagattaattacaaagcTAATTggttcgcgagacaaatctattaagcctaattaatccatgatttgataatatggtgctacagtaaccatttgctaatgatagattaattaggcttctgcaattaattttataattagctcatgtttagtcctcctaacatccaaacattcgatgtgacaagggctaaactttagcctaaggatccaaacacgcccttagtACGACTAGCAAATATGCCTGTGCGTTGCAACGAGAGAGGAAAAAAATCCTCACACACTCCTTGCCCAATAAACATGGCTCAAAACTAATTAATTATGACTCCCATCCAGAAACAAAATCATTTAAGAGTTAATTTTTGTACATTTTTATCCGGTAGTATTCTCACTTAAAGAATTCACGTGTGGAGGAGTAGCAGGAGTTGGCGGCGGCCATGATGGACGTCCTTGTGCAGCCTAGACCTTGTTGCTGCCTTGTGTTGGATTAAAGAGCTCGCCAATCGATCCATGTCTTCTTTAGTTCGAAACTTTTCCCTCTCCGGTTACGAGACGCGCGCA encodes the following:
- the LOC101786044 gene encoding chitinase 2 produces the protein MLKMASSKLLAVVFLSSLLALHAPMTTTAANSNLFRDYIGAIFNGVKFTDVPINPKVRFDFILAFVIDYTTATEPPTPTNGQFNIFWQNTVLTASDVASIKQSNPNVRVAVSLGGATVNNRPVFFNITSVDSWVKNAVSSLTKIVQEYNLDGIDIDYEQFQVDPATFAECVGRLVTTLKSNGVIKMASIAPFDNADVQRHYQALWNSYGSVIDYINFQFYAYSASTTEAQYVSHFDNQIANYPGGNILASFTTAPTTTSVPINTSLNACQTLQSQGKLYGIFIWAADHSRSQGFRYDTQAQALLANAPSY